One genomic region from Bartonella australis AUST/NH1 encodes:
- a CDS encoding leucyl aminopeptidase family protein has protein sequence MPEQQINFTSTRADNSFPILLVYSKDIADLSLDASTTAWMKVHDFTGKAGQILFVPQETGQLKKVLFGLGSGEEPFITGLLAKNLPAGHWHFEGAAVNEINTYLGLALGSYQFNQYRQNPVFKSLSIHVHEEIDLGELRRIYETVFFVRDLINIPANDMNPDALEKVACQLGQTYSAHIKTIRGDELLKQNFPMIHAVGRASISAPRLIELQWGQKEHPKITLVGKGVTFDTGGLDIKSANNMLTMKKDMGGGAHVLGLAKLIMDAKLPFSLQVLVPAVENAISDNAFRPSDILKSRKGFNVEVGNTDAEGRLILADALTYGDEQSPQFMLCMATLTGAARIALGPDLPAFYCDDSIWAQKISQSANSVADPLWQMPLWKPYKEKLSSPIADLNSTASDNSAGSITAALFLSSFVEKAKYFAHFDLYGWVEKEKPGHPVGGNAQTLRALYDFFKNEV, from the coding sequence ATGCCCGAACAGCAGATTAACTTTACCTCAACACGTGCCGATAACAGCTTTCCTATCCTTTTAGTTTATTCAAAAGATATTGCTGATTTATCACTTGATGCGTCAACCACCGCTTGGATGAAAGTCCATGACTTTACCGGTAAAGCAGGGCAGATATTATTTGTTCCTCAAGAAACGGGACAATTAAAAAAAGTGTTATTCGGGCTGGGTAGTGGTGAAGAGCCTTTTATTACCGGCCTCCTCGCCAAAAACCTTCCAGCTGGCCATTGGCATTTCGAAGGAGCAGCTGTAAATGAAATAAACACCTATTTGGGATTGGCATTAGGAAGCTACCAATTTAATCAATATCGCCAAAATCCTGTTTTTAAATCATTATCGATTCACGTTCACGAAGAGATTGATCTAGGTGAGCTTAGACGGATTTATGAAACTGTCTTTTTTGTCCGCGATCTCATTAATATTCCGGCTAATGATATGAACCCTGATGCCCTCGAAAAAGTGGCGTGCCAACTGGGACAAACCTACAGCGCTCATATTAAAACTATTCGCGGAGATGAACTTTTGAAACAAAATTTCCCGATGATCCACGCTGTAGGACGTGCGAGTATCTCGGCACCGCGCCTCATTGAGCTACAATGGGGGCAAAAAGAGCACCCTAAAATAACATTGGTTGGCAAAGGTGTAACTTTCGATACCGGGGGATTAGATATTAAATCAGCGAATAATATGCTGACTATGAAAAAAGATATGGGTGGTGGTGCGCACGTTTTGGGGCTAGCTAAACTTATTATGGATGCCAAACTACCTTTCAGTCTACAAGTTTTGGTCCCAGCTGTTGAAAATGCAATTTCTGATAATGCATTCCGGCCAAGTGATATCCTCAAAAGTCGTAAAGGGTTCAATGTGGAAGTCGGCAATACAGACGCTGAAGGTCGGCTTATTCTTGCTGATGCACTGACCTACGGTGATGAACAAAGCCCGCAGTTTATGCTTTGCATGGCCACCTTAACGGGTGCTGCTCGCATAGCATTAGGTCCGGACCTTCCTGCATTTTATTGCGATGATTCGATATGGGCGCAAAAAATTTCTCAATCTGCTAACTCGGTTGCTGATCCCCTTTGGCAAATGCCACTTTGGAAGCCCTACAAAGAAAAATTATCATCGCCAATCGCAGATCTCAATAGCACAGCAAGCGACAATTCCGCCGGCTCTATAACCGCTGCTTTGTTTCTTAGCTCTTTCGTCGAAAAAGCCAAATATTTTGCCCATTTTGACCTCTATGGGTGGGTAGAAAAAGAAAAACCCGGCCATCCCGTAGGCGGAAACGCACAAACTCTCCGTGCCCTTTACGACTTTTTCAAAAATGAAGTCTAA
- the hslV gene encoding ATP-dependent protease subunit HslV encodes MTEHKPDRMYGTTIITVRKGDKVVIAGDGQVSLGQTIMKGNARKVRRLGKGGAVIAGFAGATADAFTLLERLERKLEQYPDQLMRACVELAKDWRTDRYLRRLEAMMLVADKKVTLALTGLGDVLEPEDGVMAIGSGGNFALSAARALIDTDLDAETIAYKAMSIAAKICVYTNDNFTIETLDAELSSLEKAI; translated from the coding sequence ATGACAGAGCATAAGCCCGATAGAATGTACGGTACTACTATTATTACTGTACGAAAGGGTGATAAAGTGGTTATAGCCGGCGATGGGCAGGTTTCACTTGGACAAACGATTATGAAAGGTAATGCACGTAAAGTACGCCGTCTCGGAAAAGGTGGTGCAGTCATTGCTGGTTTTGCTGGTGCTACAGCGGATGCTTTTACATTGTTGGAAAGACTAGAAAGGAAGCTTGAGCAATATCCTGATCAGTTAATGCGTGCATGTGTAGAGCTTGCAAAAGATTGGCGAACTGATCGATATTTACGTCGTCTTGAGGCGATGATGCTTGTGGCTGATAAAAAGGTGACTTTGGCTTTAACCGGTCTTGGCGATGTATTAGAGCCGGAAGATGGGGTTATGGCAATTGGTTCTGGGGGCAATTTTGCTCTGTCGGCTGCACGTGCACTCATTGATACAGATTTGGATGCGGAAACTATCGCATATAAGGCTATGAGCATTGCAGCTAAAATTTGTGTTTACACCAATGACAATTTTACGATTGAGACATTGGACGCTGAGTTATCTTCTTTAGAGAAAGCTATTTAA
- the pnp gene encoding polyribonucleotide nucleotidyltransferase — protein MFKTHKVEIEWAGRPLTIETGKIARQADGAVIATYGETVVLATVVSAKSAKPDQDFFPLTVNYQEKAYAVGKIPGGYFKREGRPNENETLISRLIDRPIRPLFVDGYKNDTQIIVSVIQHDLENNPDILAMIASSAALTLSGVPFMGPIAGARVGYCNGQYILNPNIDEMPESKLDLVVAGTESAVLMVESEAQELPEDVMLGAVIFGQKGFQPVLDAIIKLAEVAAKEPRDFTPEDLSDLEKTMLKMAEQDLRKAYAITDKQERYAAIDAIKTEIINEFRPKMEENCDFSVDQIATVFKNLQAMIVRQNILDTGKRIDGRNLSTVRPIKSEVGIFPRTHGSALFTRGETQALVVTTLGTSEDEQYIDSLTGMYKETFLLHYNFPPFSVGETGRIGSPGRREIGHGKLAWRAIHPMLPTRESFPYTIRTVSEITESNGSSSMATVCGTSLALMDAGVPLARPIAGIAMGLIKEGERFAVLSDILGDEDHLGDMDFKVAGTENGITALQMDIKIDGITEEIMKIALEQAKDGRIHILGEMAKALTSARGELSEFSPRIEVMNISVDKIRDVIGSGGKVIREIVEQTGAKINIEDDGTIKIASTDAKIIEAAKRWIHSIVDEPEVGAVYQGTVVKTAEFGAFVNFFGSRDGLVHISQLTSERVAKTIDVVKEGDKVWVKLIGFDERGKIRLSMKVVDQKTGQEIVCDDLIKTEKESDTEEKKQSENKRRRKKKED, from the coding sequence ATGTTTAAAACCCATAAGGTAGAAATTGAATGGGCCGGTCGGCCACTTACCATCGAAACGGGGAAAATTGCACGTCAAGCTGATGGTGCAGTCATCGCTACTTACGGCGAAACCGTTGTTTTAGCGACTGTTGTTTCAGCAAAAAGTGCGAAACCAGATCAGGACTTTTTTCCGCTTACTGTCAATTATCAAGAAAAAGCCTATGCCGTCGGTAAAATACCTGGCGGTTATTTTAAACGTGAAGGGCGCCCAAACGAGAATGAAACATTAATTTCGCGTTTGATTGATCGCCCAATCCGTCCCCTCTTTGTTGATGGATACAAAAATGACACTCAGATAATCGTTTCTGTTATACAACACGATTTAGAAAATAATCCCGATATTCTAGCAATGATAGCGTCTTCCGCTGCATTAACCCTATCAGGTGTCCCTTTTATGGGCCCCATCGCGGGCGCTCGTGTCGGTTATTGTAACGGACAATATATCCTCAATCCTAACATCGATGAAATGCCCGAATCAAAACTCGATCTTGTCGTCGCTGGAACGGAAAGTGCTGTGCTAATGGTCGAATCAGAAGCGCAAGAACTGCCTGAAGACGTAATGCTAGGAGCAGTCATATTTGGCCAAAAAGGCTTTCAGCCCGTTCTCGACGCTATCATAAAACTTGCAGAAGTAGCCGCGAAAGAACCTCGCGATTTCACTCCTGAAGATCTATCTGATCTCGAAAAAACTATGCTTAAAATGGCAGAGCAGGATCTGCGCAAAGCTTACGCGATTACAGACAAACAAGAGCGGTATGCTGCAATCGATGCCATTAAAACAGAAATCATCAATGAATTCAGACCAAAAATGGAAGAAAATTGTGATTTTAGCGTAGATCAAATTGCAACCGTCTTCAAAAATTTGCAAGCGATGATTGTTCGACAAAATATTCTTGATACTGGAAAACGCATTGACGGACGCAATCTTTCAACCGTGCGTCCAATCAAATCAGAAGTTGGTATTTTTCCTCGTACACATGGATCAGCATTATTTACCCGCGGTGAAACACAAGCGCTTGTAGTAACAACTCTGGGGACGAGCGAAGACGAACAATATATAGATTCATTGACGGGTATGTATAAGGAAACATTCCTACTTCATTACAATTTTCCACCTTTTTCAGTAGGTGAAACGGGGCGTATTGGTTCCCCCGGCCGCCGTGAAATTGGTCACGGTAAATTAGCGTGGCGCGCTATTCATCCAATGCTGCCAACAAGAGAATCTTTCCCCTACACTATTCGTACCGTATCAGAAATTACAGAATCAAATGGATCTTCTTCTATGGCAACTGTTTGTGGGACTTCGCTTGCTTTGATGGATGCCGGCGTTCCGTTAGCACGTCCCATTGCCGGTATTGCGATGGGCTTAATTAAAGAAGGTGAACGTTTTGCTGTTTTATCCGATATTCTAGGCGATGAAGATCATCTTGGTGACATGGATTTTAAAGTAGCAGGCACAGAAAATGGTATCACTGCTTTGCAGATGGACATCAAAATTGACGGCATTACCGAAGAGATTATGAAAATAGCACTTGAACAAGCCAAAGATGGACGAATCCATATTCTTGGTGAAATGGCAAAAGCTTTAACGAGTGCACGTGGTGAACTCAGCGAATTTTCTCCACGTATTGAGGTCATGAACATCTCTGTAGATAAAATCCGTGATGTTATCGGCTCCGGTGGGAAGGTAATTCGAGAAATTGTTGAACAAACTGGCGCTAAAATTAATATTGAAGATGACGGGACGATTAAGATTGCTTCAACAGATGCTAAAATTATTGAAGCAGCAAAACGATGGATTCATTCGATTGTTGATGAACCTGAAGTCGGTGCCGTCTATCAGGGAACAGTTGTGAAAACCGCAGAATTTGGTGCATTTGTTAATTTTTTCGGCTCACGCGATGGGCTCGTTCATATTTCCCAACTTACATCAGAACGAGTAGCTAAAACAATCGATGTTGTTAAAGAGGGCGATAAGGTGTGGGTTAAATTAATAGGCTTTGATGAACGTGGCAAAATTCGCTTGTCGATGAAGGTTGTCGATCAGAAAACTGGACAAGAAATTGTCTGTGACGACTTGATAAAAACAGAAAAAGAAAGCGACACTGAGGAAAAAAAACAATCTGAAAATAAACGACGTCGTAAGAAAAAAGAAGATTAA
- a CDS encoding class I SAM-dependent methyltransferase, whose translation MSLFLLFENYDLPQPNQGECWLSFGLTKIPDERWVQNFDFITPWRQDFLKFINAKFRCYPQVRKNFSYDGALLQLGKYRGLNQNAFLDLLERVKPGGWIVVGGDKTVGAASMMKWIQTIIPVTDKMSKNHRLIFWLQVPQRINEQNISRFRSLPLNFGSQFQTTSGMFSHGRIDPGSAMLAAHIPEIIFGKTADFGAGWGFLSYAALEKSRNLTAIDLYEADYNSLEAAKRHLKHIKTSLSIGFYWHDLINEPITDLYDTIISNPPFHTQQAADVSLGKHFISNAAKYLKPHGSLLLVANRHLPYEILLKKLFRTVFIHEEAHGFKVIEARQQIR comes from the coding sequence ATGTCCCTGTTTTTGCTGTTCGAAAACTATGATCTCCCTCAGCCAAACCAAGGTGAATGTTGGTTAAGTTTTGGTTTAACCAAAATCCCTGACGAACGATGGGTACAAAATTTCGATTTTATAACCCCTTGGCGACAAGACTTTTTAAAATTTATTAACGCCAAATTCCGCTGTTACCCCCAAGTAAGAAAAAATTTCAGCTATGACGGCGCGCTTTTACAACTTGGCAAATACCGTGGTCTCAACCAAAATGCTTTTCTTGACCTGTTAGAACGCGTTAAGCCCGGCGGGTGGATTGTCGTCGGTGGGGATAAAACTGTCGGTGCAGCTTCAATGATGAAATGGATTCAAACGATTATTCCTGTCACCGATAAAATGTCTAAAAACCACCGCCTTATATTTTGGCTTCAAGTGCCACAACGGATAAATGAACAAAATATTTCGCGCTTTCGCTCACTGCCACTTAATTTTGGGAGTCAGTTTCAGACCACTTCCGGTATGTTTTCTCATGGTCGCATTGACCCAGGATCGGCCATGCTTGCTGCCCATATACCTGAAATTATTTTCGGAAAAACTGCTGATTTCGGTGCCGGTTGGGGCTTCCTTTCTTATGCTGCGCTTGAAAAAAGCAGAAACTTAACCGCAATAGATCTTTATGAAGCCGACTATAATTCTTTAGAAGCAGCCAAACGACATTTGAAACATATAAAAACCTCTCTTTCGATCGGTTTTTATTGGCATGATCTCATTAATGAACCTATTACGGATCTTTATGACACAATTATTTCAAATCCACCATTTCACACCCAACAAGCTGCAGATGTATCACTGGGAAAGCATTTTATCAGCAACGCCGCAAAATATCTGAAACCCCACGGCAGTCTGCTTCTCGTTGCTAACCGCCACCTTCCTTACGAAATATTGTTAAAAAAACTCTTCCGTACAGTTTTTATACACGAAGAAGCTCATGGTTTTAAAGTCATTGAAGCACGCCAGCAAATTAGATAA
- a CDS encoding C40 family peptidase: MENQNPQLHTCTTDLKNQNSKKETTPRPFTQGEIKRVATAVAGLFKDESPTSERQTECLLGEELLILEEGEIMSRVQLLKDGYVGYIDAKVLCAPTIKQTHIVSVPRTFQYSQADLRSPMERALSMGSKVSVVDKAETRGTMYSILENGSAIISHHLSLVGDVFEDYVAVAQTFIHTPYLWGGVSGFGVDCSGLVQLSMMMAGQMVLRDTSVQQKTIGRLLTESDSLQRGDLIFWKGHVAIMIDHENIIHANGGSMDVSVEPLEEAIARIAKHHEYPVAKRRPDQKHDANSHN, encoded by the coding sequence ATGGAAAACCAAAACCCACAGTTACATACATGCACAACTGACCTCAAAAATCAGAACTCTAAAAAAGAAACCACACCCCGCCCTTTTACCCAAGGGGAGATAAAACGCGTCGCCACCGCTGTTGCTGGTTTATTTAAGGATGAGAGCCCAACTAGCGAAAGGCAAACGGAATGCCTCTTGGGGGAAGAGCTTCTAATCTTAGAAGAAGGGGAAATTATGTCACGTGTCCAATTGCTTAAAGACGGCTATGTGGGGTATATTGATGCAAAGGTCCTTTGTGCGCCAACCATAAAGCAAACCCACATCGTTTCAGTGCCACGTACTTTTCAATATTCACAAGCTGACCTACGCAGTCCTATGGAAAGGGCCTTATCTATGGGCAGCAAAGTGAGTGTTGTTGATAAAGCTGAAACACGCGGCACAATGTATTCTATCCTTGAAAATGGGAGTGCAATTATTTCTCATCATCTCAGTCTCGTCGGAGATGTATTCGAAGATTATGTCGCAGTTGCACAAACATTTATTCACACACCCTATCTTTGGGGCGGAGTCAGTGGTTTTGGTGTTGATTGCTCAGGATTAGTGCAACTTTCAATGATGATGGCCGGCCAAATGGTTTTGCGTGATACGAGCGTGCAACAGAAAACCATAGGGAGGCTACTCACAGAAAGTGATAGCCTTCAACGAGGTGATTTGATCTTTTGGAAAGGCCACGTCGCTATTATGATCGATCACGAAAATATCATCCACGCGAATGGAGGTTCCATGGATGTTTCAGTTGAGCCTTTAGAAGAAGC
- the rpsO gene encoding 30S ribosomal protein S15, with translation MSITAERKQAIIAEYATKTGDTGSPEVQVAVLSERISNLTDHFKSHKKDNHSRRGLLKMVSQRRRLLDYLKRIDQDRYQTLIKKLGLRR, from the coding sequence ATGTCGATTACGGCTGAACGTAAACAAGCTATTATCGCAGAATACGCAACGAAAACCGGTGACACAGGATCACCCGAGGTGCAAGTTGCTGTTCTGTCTGAACGCATTTCCAATTTGACCGACCACTTTAAATCTCACAAAAAGGATAATCACTCCCGCCGAGGCCTTTTAAAGATGGTCTCTCAGCGCCGCCGCCTTCTCGATTATCTTAAAAGAATCGACCAAGACCGCTACCAAACGCTTATTAAAAAATTAGGCCTGCGTCGATAA
- the hslU gene encoding ATP-dependent protease ATPase subunit HslU: MCVVFSPRETVSELDRFIIGQKDAKRSVAIALRNRWRRQQLEGQMREEVMPKNILMIGPTGVGKTEIARRLAKLAGAPFVKVEATKFTEVGYVGRDVEQIIRDLVEIAISLVREKKRDEVKAKAHINAEERVLEALVGKTASPATRDSFRKRLREGELDDKEVEIEVADHSNNNAPTFDIPGMPGAQMGIMNLSDIFGKMGTRTKIRKTTVKDAFKPLIDDESEKLLDQDKIIQEALRVAENDGIVFIDEIDKIATRDGGVGAAVSREGVQRDLLPLVEGTTVSTKYGQIKTDHILFIASGAFHVAKPSDLLPELQGRLPIRVELNALTREDLRRILTEPEASLIKQYIALMATEEVHLEITDDAIDALADIAVDLNARIENIGARRLQTVMERVLDDISFTAPDKAGTSFKVDAAYVRQSIGDLASDIDLSRFIL; encoded by the coding sequence ATGTGTGTTGTATTTTCCCCTCGCGAAACCGTTTCTGAACTTGATCGTTTTATTATTGGCCAGAAAGATGCTAAACGTTCTGTCGCTATTGCACTGCGCAATCGGTGGCGTCGGCAGCAGCTTGAAGGGCAGATGCGTGAAGAAGTTATGCCTAAAAATATTTTGATGATAGGGCCGACTGGTGTTGGGAAAACGGAAATAGCACGCCGATTAGCAAAACTCGCCGGAGCGCCTTTCGTTAAGGTAGAAGCAACTAAATTTACCGAAGTTGGCTATGTCGGTCGTGATGTTGAACAAATTATTCGTGATCTCGTTGAAATAGCGATTTCTCTTGTTCGTGAAAAAAAACGGGATGAGGTGAAAGCGAAAGCTCATATTAACGCCGAAGAGCGGGTTTTAGAAGCTCTTGTCGGTAAGACGGCAAGCCCCGCTACCCGTGATAGTTTTCGTAAGAGATTACGCGAAGGCGAATTGGATGACAAAGAGGTCGAGATTGAAGTGGCCGATCATAGCAATAATAATGCTCCAACTTTTGATATCCCTGGTATGCCTGGTGCACAAATGGGTATTATGAATTTATCGGATATTTTTGGCAAAATGGGTACGCGTACGAAGATACGTAAAACGACAGTAAAAGACGCCTTTAAACCATTAATTGATGATGAATCCGAAAAACTTCTTGATCAGGATAAAATTATTCAAGAGGCGCTTCGTGTTGCGGAAAATGACGGAATTGTCTTCATTGATGAGATTGATAAAATTGCGACGCGAGATGGTGGAGTAGGTGCCGCTGTTTCACGCGAAGGAGTTCAACGAGACCTGTTACCTTTGGTTGAAGGAACGACAGTTTCTACTAAATACGGGCAAATTAAGACAGATCATATCCTTTTTATCGCCTCTGGCGCATTTCATGTAGCTAAACCATCTGATTTATTACCAGAGCTTCAAGGTCGTTTACCTATTCGTGTAGAATTGAATGCTTTAACGCGGGAAGATTTACGGCGTATCCTTACTGAACCCGAAGCTAGTCTGATTAAACAGTATATCGCTTTAATGGCAACAGAAGAAGTTCATTTAGAAATTACTGATGATGCAATTGATGCTTTGGCAGATATTGCTGTTGATTTAAATGCGAGAATTGAAAATATTGGGGCACGTCGTTTACAAACAGTTATGGAACGCGTCTTAGACGATATCTCTTTTACGGCACCTGATAAAGCAGGGACTTCGTTTAAGGTTGACGCCGCTTATGTCAGGCAATCTATAGGTGACCTTGCTTCTGACATAGACCTTTCACGTTTCATTCTTTAG
- a CDS encoding asparaginase, with protein MKRVAIGTLGGTIATAADSDGQMQPILTAEMLVKNVPGLKNIADIQAQTLTQLPSASLSFEILFETIEWAAAQIEAGASGIVITQGTDTLEETAFFLSLYWDKAEPLVVTGAMRTPSEAGADGPANLLAATRVAAYQQSRNRGVLVVINDTIHSPYWVQKSHTFNVETFQSGLAGTLGTILEGKPIYFNNRNFCPTTFSLPKNDDHHVALLYSSLSSDTNLIKFCLESGYYSGIVIAGFGAGHCSFKAADIVRQYASKIPIIIASRSYNGPTARTTYGYKGSEIDLIAAGALMSGYLSAAKSRLLLWTFLAQGLSRAQINTHWNDWTIS; from the coding sequence ATGAAAAGGGTGGCAATAGGAACATTAGGAGGAACGATTGCGACAGCTGCCGATAGTGATGGCCAAATGCAGCCTATTTTAACCGCTGAAATGCTCGTAAAAAATGTTCCTGGTTTAAAAAATATTGCTGATATTCAGGCTCAAACGTTAACACAATTGCCAAGCGCATCTTTATCTTTTGAAATTCTTTTTGAAACGATAGAATGGGCAGCAGCGCAAATCGAGGCAGGCGCAAGCGGTATTGTCATAACGCAAGGGACTGACACGCTGGAAGAAACAGCTTTTTTTCTTTCCCTTTACTGGGATAAAGCTGAACCACTCGTCGTGACCGGCGCCATGCGCACCCCGTCCGAAGCTGGCGCTGACGGACCAGCCAATCTTTTGGCAGCGACCCGTGTCGCAGCTTATCAGCAGAGCCGCAACAGAGGCGTCTTAGTTGTGATAAATGACACCATCCATTCACCTTACTGGGTGCAAAAAAGCCACACCTTCAATGTCGAAACATTCCAATCTGGCCTGGCCGGCACTTTGGGGACGATTTTGGAAGGAAAACCTATCTATTTCAATAACCGAAATTTCTGTCCTACAACTTTTTCGCTACCCAAAAATGACGATCACCACGTAGCGTTACTGTATTCCTCTCTGTCATCTGATACAAATTTGATAAAATTTTGCCTCGAAAGTGGATATTATTCAGGCATCGTCATTGCTGGATTTGGCGCGGGCCATTGCAGTTTTAAAGCAGCAGATATTGTGCGACAATATGCATCCAAAATACCAATCATTATTGCCAGCCGCTCTTATAATGGTCCAACAGCTCGTACAACTTACGGCTATAAAGGCTCAGAAATCGATCTAATTGCTGCTGGTGCTTTAATGTCTGGATATTTATCAGCAGCAAAATCACGTTTACTTTTGTGGACTTTTTTGGCACAAGGCCTGTCACGAGCGCAAATCAATACACATTGGAATGACTGGACTATAAGTTGA
- the coaA gene encoding type I pantothenate kinase — MLKIKHKYDLADYASGQYSPYSIFTAEEWSEFRADTPLTLTFDEVKRLRSIGDPINLEEVQRIYLSLSRLLSCHIEAVQELFQKRRQFLHQKRTKKTPFIIGISGSVAVGKSTTARILQELLKRWASNLKVDLITTDGFLYPNAVLQKKKRMNRKGFPDSYDIKKLLRFLSSIKAGIGNVRAPLYSHMTYDVLENQNIIIDRPDILIVEGVNVLQVGNFPNDKKIVPFISDFFDFSIYVDAEIKMIRHWYIERFKRLRKTAFQNPESYFHRYALLSEEEALKIAEDLWCTINLKNLQENILPTRPRANLILRKGRNHFVEYVALRKL; from the coding sequence ATGCTAAAAATCAAACACAAATATGATTTGGCCGATTACGCCTCCGGACAATATTCTCCTTATAGCATCTTTACTGCTGAAGAATGGTCCGAGTTTCGTGCGGATACACCGCTTACTTTAACCTTTGATGAAGTTAAACGTCTAAGATCAATTGGTGATCCAATTAATCTTGAAGAGGTGCAGCGCATTTATCTCTCTTTATCGCGTCTCTTATCGTGCCACATTGAAGCAGTACAGGAGCTTTTTCAAAAACGCCGGCAATTTTTGCATCAAAAAAGAACAAAAAAAACTCCTTTCATCATTGGAATTTCAGGATCTGTTGCTGTAGGAAAATCAACCACTGCGCGCATTCTTCAAGAACTTCTGAAACGTTGGGCATCCAATCTTAAAGTTGATCTGATCACAACTGATGGTTTTCTCTATCCTAATGCTGTGTTGCAGAAAAAAAAACGCATGAATCGCAAAGGTTTTCCTGACTCCTACGATATTAAAAAATTGCTGCGATTTCTTTCTTCCATAAAAGCTGGTATCGGCAATGTCCGTGCGCCACTTTATTCGCATATGACCTATGATGTCTTGGAAAATCAGAATATTATCATTGACCGGCCCGATATTTTAATCGTTGAAGGTGTCAATGTACTTCAGGTTGGTAACTTCCCTAACGATAAAAAAATCGTGCCGTTTATTTCAGATTTTTTTGATTTTTCGATCTACGTAGATGCAGAAATAAAAATGATCCGGCATTGGTATATAGAACGTTTCAAACGTTTACGTAAAACAGCATTTCAAAATCCTGAATCCTATTTTCATCGTTACGCACTGTTGAGTGAAGAAGAAGCTTTAAAAATTGCCGAAGATCTCTGGTGCACAATTAATCTAAAAAATTTACAGGAAAATATACTACCAACACGACCGAGGGCTAATCTTATTTTACGGAAGGGAAGAAACCATTTTGTAGAATATGTAGCTCTCCGAAAATTATAA